A window from Triticum aestivum cultivar Chinese Spring chromosome 6D, IWGSC CS RefSeq v2.1, whole genome shotgun sequence encodes these proteins:
- the LOC123145041 gene encoding WD repeat domain-containing protein 83, with translation MSSAAQQLPRTESRTLSGHEGAVLAVRFNHDGKYCLSCGKDRTVRLWNPHTGAHVKTYKSHGREVRDVNASSDNAKLVSCGGDKQIFYWDVASGKVIRKFRGHNSEVNSVKFNEHNTVVLSAGYDRSVRAFDCRSQSSDPIQTIDTFQDSVMSVNVTNTEIIAGSVDGTVRTFDIRMGRETVDNLGHPVNCISLSNDRNCLLANCLDSTVRLLDKNSGEMLQEYKGHICKSFKMDCCLTNDDAFVIGGSEDGFVFFWELVDAPIVATFRAHSSVVTSVTYHPTKTCMLTSSVDGTIRVWT, from the exons ATGTCGTCGGCGGCGCAGCAGCTGCCGCGGACGGAGTCGCGGACGCTGTCGGGGCACGAGGGCGCGGTGCTCGCCGTTCGCTTCAACCACGACGGCAAGTACTGCCTGAGCTGCGGCAAGGACCGCACCGTCCGCCTCTGGAACCCCCACACCGGCGCCCACGTCAAGACCTATAAATCCCACGGTCGCGAGGTTCGCGACGTGAACGCGTCCTC GGACAACGCCAAGCTGGTGTCGTGCGGCGGGGACAAGCAGATCTTCTACTGGGATGTTGCCTCCGGTAAAGTCATCCGCAAGTTCCGCGGCCACAACAGCGAG GTCAATTCAGTGAAGTTTAATGAGCACAACACTGTTGTACTGTCAGCTGGTTATGACCGTTCGGTGCGTGCATTTGACTGCAGGTCACAGAGCAGTGATCCGATTCAG ACAATTGATACTTTTCAAGACAGTGTAATGTCAGTTAATGTAACCAACACCGAAATAATTGCTGGCAGTGTTGATGGTACTGTCCGAACATTTGATATTCGCATGGGCAG GGAGACTGTCGATAACCTGGGTCATCCTGTCAACTGTATATCTTTGTCGAATGACCGCAATTGCCTCTTGGCTAACTGTTTGGATTCTACCGTGAGGCTTCTTGACAA GAACTCTGGGGAAATGTTACAAGAGTACAAGGGCCATATATGCAAG TCTTTCAAGATGGATTGCTGCCTGACCAATGATGATGCATTTGTTATCGGCGGATCCGAGGACGGGTTTGTTTTCTTCTGGGAATTAGTGGATGCACCTATTGTTGCGACTTTCCGAGCACATAGCTCTGTG GTCACCAGCGTCACTTATCACCCAACAAAGACCTGCATGTTGACGTCATCTGTCGATGGGACCATTCGTGTTTGGACCTGA